One region of Peribacillus simplex genomic DNA includes:
- a CDS encoding sigma-70 family RNA polymerase sigma factor: protein MKSTEGNFIERLQRQEEDALEFVVDTYLPLIKGVTYKVLSPLKNDGVLEECINDIFLSIWNNSKKFHGDKTDFRKWICAIAKFKAIDYYRKAMKKMELTSGYTEVDSEKSVEDELIILEDRKELLQLINLLEPVDRDIFIMKYFLGLKNEDISIKLGLTKASIDNRIYRGKKKLSQKATNLKLGGSVV, encoded by the coding sequence GATGCATTGGAATTTGTAGTGGATACCTATTTGCCACTAATCAAGGGGGTCACATATAAGGTTCTCTCACCACTCAAGAACGACGGTGTTCTTGAGGAATGCATCAATGATATTTTTCTCTCAATCTGGAACAATTCGAAAAAGTTCCATGGGGATAAAACAGATTTCAGAAAATGGATTTGTGCGATCGCTAAGTTTAAAGCGATTGATTACTACAGAAAAGCCATGAAGAAAATGGAGCTTACGTCAGGTTACACAGAAGTAGATTCAGAAAAATCTGTAGAAGATGAACTGATTATATTGGAAGACAGAAAAGAACTGCTTCAGTTAATCAATCTCTTAGAACCTGTTGATCGGGATATTTTTATCATGAAGTACTTTCTAGGTTTGAAAAATGAGGATATATCGATAAAACTCGGGTTGACCAAAGCATCAATAGACAATCGTATTTATAGAGGGAAAAAGAAGCTAAGTCAAAAAGCTACGAATCTTAAGTTAGGAGGCAGCGTCGTATGA
- a CDS encoding DUF4179 domain-containing protein: MKDIYELLNDMDIDETEFKEMEVTELEKAKIKRSLKKSISKKKKMKRWQKNMLAASIIFGLSTATIGFSFTASAKSIPLIGDIFSFLGNGKTGLYDDIKNTGKGLYGDYKAYSNEIGLTEESNGLTFTINDAIYDGKTVTITYTIESEEDLGDGSFYIPGPNIKEMKAQAGSDGVTKVADKKYVGLLTASNLEDLKEDKVNIDWDINSISITDEHKEIKGNWNFAFSLEATESNEKVINKSVDQYGVKVSVEKIAISPMSFVVHYNQEVSDLVKNKWDDVYVELTIKDDLGNVYSGQGNGGMGLGSYNMSWSKTFQKIDQNATKLIATPHLSLRNFTSENHGEVTITEDGKEKVSSFPSKPKNAPKELVLDDIMIDLKK, encoded by the coding sequence ATGAAGGATATTTATGAATTATTAAATGATATGGACATAGACGAAACTGAATTTAAGGAAATGGAAGTCACCGAACTAGAAAAAGCCAAAATCAAAAGATCACTCAAAAAATCAATAAGCAAGAAGAAAAAAATGAAGCGTTGGCAGAAGAATATGCTGGCTGCTTCCATTATATTCGGATTATCCACCGCAACGATAGGATTCTCGTTTACCGCTTCTGCTAAAAGCATTCCTTTAATAGGAGATATTTTCAGCTTTTTAGGTAATGGAAAAACGGGTCTCTATGATGATATCAAGAATACTGGAAAGGGTCTTTACGGTGATTATAAGGCCTACTCCAACGAAATTGGCCTTACCGAAGAAAGCAATGGCCTTACTTTCACGATAAATGACGCCATTTATGACGGTAAAACGGTAACCATCACTTATACTATTGAAAGCGAAGAAGATTTGGGGGATGGATCATTCTATATTCCCGGCCCGAATATAAAAGAAATGAAAGCCCAAGCAGGATCGGATGGAGTTACAAAAGTAGCTGATAAAAAATATGTAGGCTTATTAACGGCTAGTAATTTAGAAGATCTTAAAGAAGATAAGGTAAATATAGACTGGGATATAAACAGCATTAGTATTACTGACGAGCATAAAGAGATAAAAGGAAATTGGAACTTTGCCTTCTCTTTAGAGGCAACCGAAAGCAACGAGAAGGTCATCAATAAAAGTGTAGATCAATATGGAGTAAAGGTTTCCGTTGAAAAAATCGCGATATCACCGATGTCATTTGTCGTTCACTACAATCAAGAAGTTTCCGACTTGGTTAAAAACAAGTGGGATGACGTCTATGTTGAATTGACCATTAAAGATGACTTAGGAAATGTTTACTCTGGTCAAGGCAACGGAGGAATGGGTTTGGGTTCTTATAATATGAGCTGGAGTAAAACCTTCCAAAAAATTGATCAGAATGCTACGAAACTCATTGCAACTCCTCATTTGTCGTTACGGAATTTCACCTCAGAGAATCATGGGGAAGTAACCATAACGGAAGATGGTAAAGAAAAGGTGTCATCCTTCCCATCAAAACCAAAAAATGCTCCCAAAGAGTTGGTATTGGACGATATCATGATTGATTTGAAGAAATAA
- a CDS encoding L-cystine transporter — translation MLGYVFLNLAIMLVLLGVLFYMNKKHISFTKRVFTGLGFGIVFGLLLQYFYEPQSEAIIKSVDWFNIVGSGYVKFLQMIVMPLVFISILSAFTRLKLTSNIGKISVLIIGILLGTTAIAAAVGITSATVFNLEAVQIEQGEAELSRGDQISETYGTIQDKTMPQQILELIPSNPFLDLTGARPTSTISVVIFAAFLGIAYLGVKRKQPDQAEFFAKIVDTLHSIIMRVVTLILRLTPYGILAIMTKTVATSDLDAILKLGKFVGASYVALIVMFLIHLLLLTLAGLNPMVYLRKAFPVLSFAFTSRTSAGALPLNIQTQKQLGVSEGIANFAGSFGLSIGQNGCAGIYPAMLAVMIAPTVGIDPLTPSFIAMLIAIVAISSFGVAGVGGGATFAAILVLSAMNLPIALAGLLISVEPLIDMGRTAVNVSGSMTSGILTSKITGDLDKEQFSEESSLKIEAEM, via the coding sequence ATGCTTGGATATGTGTTTTTAAATCTTGCCATAATGCTCGTTCTTTTAGGCGTTTTATTTTACATGAATAAGAAACATATTTCTTTTACAAAAAGGGTCTTTACTGGACTTGGTTTTGGGATCGTATTCGGACTTCTTTTGCAGTATTTCTATGAACCTCAGTCAGAAGCGATCATTAAATCGGTCGATTGGTTTAACATTGTAGGTTCCGGCTATGTCAAGTTCCTGCAAATGATCGTCATGCCGCTTGTCTTCATTTCGATCTTATCAGCATTTACAAGATTGAAACTAACTAGTAATATCGGAAAAATCAGTGTCCTGATCATCGGAATCCTGCTTGGAACGACTGCGATTGCAGCAGCCGTGGGAATCACCTCTGCAACTGTATTCAATTTGGAAGCCGTTCAAATTGAGCAGGGGGAAGCAGAGTTAAGCCGTGGTGATCAAATATCGGAAACATACGGTACGATTCAGGATAAAACGATGCCGCAGCAAATCCTTGAATTGATTCCGTCTAATCCGTTCCTTGATTTAACGGGAGCACGTCCGACTTCAACCATTTCCGTTGTAATTTTTGCTGCATTTCTCGGAATTGCCTATTTAGGAGTCAAAAGGAAGCAGCCTGATCAAGCTGAATTTTTTGCTAAAATAGTAGATACATTGCACAGCATCATCATGCGCGTAGTCACATTGATCCTGCGTTTAACACCATACGGAATCTTGGCGATCATGACGAAGACGGTAGCTACGAGTGATCTGGATGCCATCCTGAAGTTGGGGAAATTCGTGGGGGCCTCTTATGTCGCCCTGATTGTCATGTTCCTCATCCATTTGTTATTGCTGACGCTTGCAGGATTGAATCCAATGGTATACTTGAGAAAAGCTTTCCCGGTATTATCGTTTGCCTTCACGTCAAGAACAAGTGCAGGAGCACTCCCATTGAACATCCAAACACAGAAACAACTAGGGGTTTCCGAAGGAATTGCCAACTTTGCCGGATCCTTCGGCTTATCGATCGGTCAAAATGGCTGTGCCGGCATCTATCCGGCCATGTTAGCGGTCATGATCGCTCCAACGGTGGGAATCGACCCACTAACGCCTTCCTTTATAGCCATGTTGATTGCCATCGTGGCCATTAGCTCTTTCGGGGTTGCAGGTGTAGGCGGAGGAGCAACCTTCGCTGCCATTCTAGTATTATCTGCAATGAACTTGCCAATCGCCTTGGCTGGACTTTTGATTTCCGTCGAGCCATTGATCGATATGGGAAGAACGGCTGTGAATGTCAGCGGAAGCATGACTTCCGGTATTCTGACTAGTAAAATAACAGGCGACCTGGATAAGGAACAGTTCAGCGAAGAATCATCTTTGAAAATAGAAGCTGAAATGTAA
- a CDS encoding HAAS domain-containing protein translates to MLDVNKALSKESQNFLENLRLYLFSSGKKTAEIEDVIEELEVHLLEAERNKKSVEHIVGRSPKEYMEQLSDEMSVDFMGWLKYIVMILIGAFSYWIIAKAINGGIEFSIWEIIGYPFAGILSVFIYMMCFRYMASHKLSKVKQGVLLYGLGIISIALFAGLIIFSGIYSTTFIKLDNTGNIIAVILAISIFILISLWSKSWVSIIIPILLYAPEVFLKQTHYQGNVNLILSSLITMLGILLYCGYTIRKTKSS, encoded by the coding sequence GTGCTGGATGTTAACAAAGCGTTATCCAAGGAAAGTCAAAACTTTTTAGAAAACCTCAGATTATACCTTTTTTCAAGTGGAAAGAAAACGGCTGAAATCGAGGATGTCATCGAAGAGTTAGAGGTCCATCTTCTTGAAGCTGAAAGGAATAAAAAAAGCGTGGAACATATCGTAGGCAGAAGTCCAAAAGAATATATGGAGCAACTTTCTGATGAAATGTCTGTTGATTTTATGGGATGGCTGAAATATATAGTGATGATTTTAATCGGGGCATTTTCCTATTGGATTATTGCAAAAGCTATAAATGGTGGTATTGAATTTTCAATATGGGAAATCATTGGTTATCCTTTTGCTGGCATACTTTCGGTATTCATTTATATGATGTGTTTTAGGTATATGGCTAGTCATAAATTATCCAAGGTAAAGCAAGGTGTACTCCTATATGGACTAGGCATAATCTCGATTGCGTTATTTGCAGGTTTAATTATTTTTAGTGGCATTTATAGTACAACTTTTATAAAACTTGATAACACAGGTAATATTATTGCTGTTATACTAGCCATTTCAATATTCATCCTCATATCCTTATGGAGCAAATCCTGGGTTTCCATCATCATTCCGATACTCCTTTATGCACCTGAGGTTTTTTTGAAACAGACCCATTACCAAGGGAACGTTAATTTGATACTGAGCAGTTTGATAACGATGCTGGGTATCCTTCTTTATTGTGGATATACGATCAGGAAAACCAAAAGCAGTTGA
- a CDS encoding PadR family transcriptional regulator encodes MTSTQMLKGILEGCLLAIIKEGEVYGYELAEKLGGYGFDSLSEGTIYPLLIRMQKEKLVITTLKKSTAGPSRKYYSLSEKGESELEVFIDRWNKLSSNVNKIVKNKGGM; translated from the coding sequence ATGACATCAACTCAAATGCTTAAAGGGATATTGGAAGGTTGTCTGTTAGCAATCATTAAAGAGGGGGAGGTTTACGGGTATGAATTAGCCGAAAAGCTTGGGGGATATGGATTTGATTCTTTAAGTGAAGGTACCATTTATCCATTATTAATACGCATGCAGAAGGAAAAACTAGTAATTACGACTTTAAAGAAATCTACAGCAGGTCCTAGTCGGAAGTATTACTCTTTATCTGAAAAAGGCGAAAGCGAACTGGAAGTCTTCATTGACCGCTGGAATAAGCTAAGTTCAAATGTAAATAAAATAGTGAAAAACAAAGGGGGAATGTAA
- a CDS encoding phosphatase PAP2 family protein: protein MKNNSILSFHPLCYLLLLVITSSIYSVINQSTGHAVDVTTIIDGEIPFIKEFVVPYLLWYPYIYGLLIYYCFVDRKHYFVALGSLVSGKLICFLVYCLWQSTVPRPEVVGNDIFAHLMRIVYSHDQPVNCLPSIHVLTTFIMMIVVHKRKEQHKWEYISVTTLGTLIILSTLFTKQHAVLDALAGILLACGVYAAVQYMFQSLSAFQTNHYAARQMKK from the coding sequence ATGAAAAACAATTCTATCTTATCCTTTCACCCATTATGTTATTTATTACTTTTAGTGATTACTAGTTCCATCTACTCGGTAATCAATCAATCCACAGGTCACGCTGTCGATGTTACGACTATAATAGATGGGGAGATTCCCTTTATTAAAGAATTTGTCGTTCCTTATTTACTTTGGTACCCGTATATTTATGGATTGCTGATTTACTACTGTTTCGTTGACCGAAAGCACTATTTTGTAGCATTAGGCAGTTTGGTATCAGGGAAACTTATCTGTTTTCTTGTATATTGCCTGTGGCAATCGACAGTCCCGCGTCCAGAAGTGGTGGGGAACGATATCTTTGCCCATTTAATGCGAATTGTTTATAGTCATGATCAACCTGTTAACTGTCTTCCCAGCATTCATGTACTGACTACATTCATCATGATGATCGTCGTCCATAAGCGGAAAGAGCAGCATAAATGGGAGTACATCAGTGTCACTACATTGGGAACACTGATTATCCTTTCCACGCTATTCACGAAACAGCATGCTGTATTGGATGCACTCGCAGGAATACTTCTTGCATGTGGGGTATATGCTGCTGTCCAGTATATGTTCCAATCGTTATCGGCTTTTCAGACCAATCATTACGCAGCGAGGCAAATGAAAAAGTGA
- a CDS encoding amino acid permease: METDKRNLQRTMTSRHITMMALGGAIGAGLFKGSSSAIDMAGPSVIIAYLIGGIILLFIMQGLAEMAVRNSGARTFRDLVQSILGKYPAYFLDWIYWKMWVLNIAAESVVAAIFIQYWLPGYPIWILALAVSVLVTAVNLLSVKVFAETEYWLALIKITVIIVFIMAGLLLLLVTFGDHTAVGFSNLTEHGGFFPNGSKGLITAMLVVIYSYGGTEIIGVTLAETKDPEKVVPKAVRSTLVRIISFYIIPFFIIVSLIPWNEVNGVPESPFVMVFQMIGIPGADHIMNAVVLLAIISSMNSGLYGSSRVLYTQAVDGRIPKIFSRLSKKKVPVFAILMCTSALYGGVLISLFAGSKTFDFLMGSLGYTVLFIWLIIAFAHLKSRKQQSGKTSAYSVKWFPYTTWAAIIALITILIGIIFTTSIVVTIMTLCIYIFITLTYVWKRRHNKI, translated from the coding sequence ATGGAGACGGACAAACGGAATTTACAGAGGACAATGACTTCAAGGCATATTACGATGATGGCATTAGGCGGTGCCATCGGGGCAGGTTTATTTAAAGGAAGCAGTTCAGCCATTGATATGGCAGGACCTTCCGTAATCATTGCGTACTTGATAGGAGGCATCATCCTTTTATTCATCATGCAAGGTTTAGCTGAAATGGCGGTCCGCAATAGCGGTGCACGTACATTCAGGGATTTGGTCCAATCAATTTTAGGAAAGTATCCTGCCTATTTCCTGGATTGGATCTATTGGAAAATGTGGGTATTGAATATCGCGGCCGAATCAGTGGTTGCGGCGATTTTCATTCAATATTGGCTGCCTGGATATCCAATCTGGATACTGGCATTAGCTGTTTCGGTTTTAGTTACTGCGGTTAATTTGCTGTCGGTAAAGGTTTTTGCTGAAACGGAGTACTGGCTTGCTTTAATTAAAATTACCGTCATCATTGTGTTCATCATGGCTGGATTATTGTTATTGCTTGTGACTTTTGGTGATCATACAGCCGTCGGTTTCTCTAACTTGACTGAGCATGGCGGTTTCTTTCCAAATGGATCAAAAGGTTTAATAACCGCGATGCTGGTGGTAATCTATTCATATGGCGGAACGGAAATTATCGGGGTCACATTGGCTGAAACGAAAGATCCTGAAAAAGTGGTTCCAAAAGCCGTTCGCAGTACATTGGTAAGGATCATTTCCTTCTATATCATTCCATTTTTCATCATCGTTAGCTTAATCCCTTGGAATGAAGTAAATGGTGTGCCGGAAAGTCCGTTTGTGATGGTCTTTCAAATGATCGGGATTCCAGGTGCAGACCATATTATGAACGCCGTCGTTCTGCTGGCGATCATTTCATCGATGAACTCTGGATTGTATGGTTCATCCCGCGTTCTATATACACAAGCGGTGGACGGTCGCATTCCGAAAATCTTTTCACGGTTATCCAAGAAAAAAGTTCCTGTTTTCGCAATATTAATGTGTACGTCCGCTTTATACGGCGGTGTACTGATTTCCTTATTTGCTGGAAGCAAGACCTTCGATTTCCTAATGGGATCGCTGGGATATACCGTATTATTCATCTGGTTGATCATTGCATTCGCCCATTTGAAATCACGTAAACAACAGTCCGGAAAAACCAGTGCCTATTCGGTTAAATGGTTCCCGTATACGACATGGGCTGCGATCATCGCTTTAATAACGATCCTGATCGGAATCATTTTCACGACATCCATAGTCGTAACGATCATGACACTTTGCATCTACATTTTCATTACCTTAACGTATGTATGGAAAAGACGCCATAACAAAATCTAG
- a CDS encoding HTH domain-containing protein yields the protein MIGHEPKELLKTLLNDYKMPAASLSKITGISEQVILDFANGRNIQSSITQTEMMDLIDLVGLLVIGVPSTDADESVSAITQALNNEFGIPVETISLFSNLECEDIEKFMKEKDSLSIEKRYKLAVTVLFLHYIFK from the coding sequence ATGATTGGCCATGAACCTAAAGAGTTATTAAAAACTCTTCTAAATGATTATAAAATGCCTGCAGCATCATTAAGTAAAATTACCGGAATATCTGAACAAGTCATTTTAGATTTTGCGAACGGTCGAAATATTCAATCTTCTATAACTCAAACAGAAATGATGGACTTAATAGATTTGGTGGGCCTTTTAGTCATAGGTGTACCTTCAACCGATGCAGATGAAAGTGTCTCCGCTATAACTCAAGCACTGAACAATGAATTTGGTATACCAGTAGAGACGATCTCCTTATTCTCTAATCTTGAATGTGAAGATATCGAAAAATTCATGAAAGAAAAAGATTCTCTTTCAATCGAGAAAAGGTACAAGCTTGCAGTAACAGTCCTTTTTTTGCATTATATATTTAAATGA
- a CDS encoding cupin-like domain-containing protein — MIEKIHYKELSLMDFEENYAGKKPLIITGLVDSWPSRDWDTDYLQSNYGEREIIIRKSGYDQEKKFYKSKLGKFIGILNDNPEKLYCDWPFSIMGNEDLESYFESPSLFNHNTIKTKNDKKLKWIFLGSVGTGTPIHQDFEKSHNWNAVVFGQKKWIFFSPDDTEYVKDLKHDLFDLDLKEDSTFKYTKPYIVDQFSGELMYTPKNWWHTVRNIKTSFSVSENFWYKDEKE, encoded by the coding sequence TTGATAGAAAAGATACACTATAAAGAATTATCACTAATGGACTTTGAAGAAAATTATGCGGGTAAAAAGCCACTGATAATAACTGGATTAGTAGATTCATGGCCTTCTAGGGATTGGGATACAGACTATCTACAGTCTAATTATGGAGAAAGGGAAATAATCATTAGGAAGTCTGGATACGATCAAGAAAAAAAATTTTACAAATCAAAACTTGGTAAATTCATTGGTATTTTAAATGATAACCCCGAAAAATTGTATTGTGACTGGCCTTTTTCCATAATGGGCAATGAGGATTTAGAGAGTTATTTTGAAAGTCCATCTCTATTCAACCATAATACAATCAAGACAAAAAACGACAAGAAATTAAAATGGATTTTCCTTGGTTCGGTTGGAACAGGAACCCCAATACACCAGGATTTTGAGAAATCACATAATTGGAATGCAGTAGTATTTGGCCAAAAAAAGTGGATTTTCTTCAGTCCTGATGATACTGAGTATGTGAAAGATTTGAAGCATGATTTATTCGATTTGGATTTAAAGGAGGATTCAACTTTCAAATATACCAAGCCCTACATTGTGGACCAGTTTTCTGGAGAATTAATGTACACACCTAAAAATTGGTGGCATACCGTTCGAAATATCAAAACTTCTTTCTCTGTTAGTGAGAATTTCTGGTATAAAGATGAAAAGGAATAA
- a CDS encoding TldD/PmbA family protein, with translation MNNEYLISYDSAVEGVVSPECENEKNKFLQEELNQCLTFIERDSYDHLRHWKSFKLRIGLSSYELKYSIFIMILIETSTSIIPVIWQTRTNKSPCIELIDHFEVILAEIEAALYGQQLERMIETQIVLEPWTGSHYVHECFGHTLEADNYLEYLKPNGITMGYKWSEYKINVFDDPTIPGQNGSYLLDAEQNEAFRTNLIKDGVNVGLMHNAKTCKLLGLQSSCNARSVDSSSLSMPRMSTTYLDSGNMEVQEIISGIDNGIYCRGAWGGGSLGLNFVIRPAYGLVIKNGKLTNEILRRFDIKGNKLDSAKAIKSLSNELLFFNPVFGCNKNGENNLSVTQGSPHIHFENLTLYPVL, from the coding sequence ATGAACAATGAATATTTAATATCATATGATTCAGCTGTTGAAGGGGTTGTTTCACCAGAGTGCGAGAATGAAAAGAATAAGTTTCTTCAGGAAGAATTAAATCAATGTTTAACATTTATTGAACGGGATAGCTATGATCACTTAAGACATTGGAAGTCTTTTAAACTTCGTATCGGTTTGAGCAGTTATGAATTAAAGTATTCCATCTTTATAATGATTTTAATAGAGACTTCAACATCTATTATTCCAGTAATATGGCAAACAAGAACTAATAAGTCACCATGTATTGAATTAATCGATCATTTTGAAGTGATTTTAGCGGAAATAGAGGCAGCTTTATATGGTCAGCAACTTGAACGCATGATTGAAACACAAATTGTGCTTGAGCCATGGACTGGATCCCATTATGTACACGAATGTTTTGGCCATACGTTAGAAGCAGATAATTATCTAGAGTATTTAAAGCCAAATGGAATAACGATGGGATACAAATGGTCAGAATACAAAATTAACGTATTCGATGATCCGACCATTCCTGGGCAAAATGGCAGTTATTTATTGGATGCGGAACAGAATGAAGCATTTAGGACGAACCTAATAAAGGACGGGGTAAACGTAGGTTTGATGCATAATGCAAAAACCTGTAAGCTCCTAGGCTTACAATCTTCCTGTAATGCAAGAAGCGTTGACTCATCTTCACTTTCGATGCCAAGAATGTCAACAACCTATTTGGATTCTGGAAATATGGAAGTACAGGAGATCATTTCAGGAATTGACAATGGGATCTATTGCAGAGGTGCCTGGGGTGGGGGATCACTTGGTTTGAATTTTGTAATCCGGCCAGCATATGGTTTGGTCATTAAAAATGGGAAATTAACCAACGAAATACTTAGAAGGTTTGATATTAAAGGAAACAAACTTGATTCAGCTAAAGCTATAAAGTCCCTTAGCAATGAATTGCTTTTTTTTAATCCGGTTTTCGGCTGTAATAAAAATGGTGAAAATAACCTTAGCGTCACCCAAGGTTCACCTCATATTCATTTTGAAAATCTAACATTGTATCCCGTACTCTGA
- a CDS encoding UPF0489 family protein has translation MMDKIYVYEEHSEVFSYWVNEIPRKSTLVYFDQHLDLKLIENSKMKRISQFIKEGLCIDELKKDIPCREDGRYCYGIDDFLYAAIQEGLFRKIIWVYPHMLGEKGFSELLWGLLSLIPNHGKEFISSFRNGKNSASVQLNNIELHVTSIDYLGEFIINEQVIVDIDLDYFYDPKTNDLSNDIDETLHVLGSLGIINQVKTMTYSIKSGFLPESFRWLGEYIAGQMGREIVYSKEDKISPKVTMEKISSNKKLSLAEIDDLTFELKPLGAIGWKLKSILYTQSGEIERAMNCYQKAIKTGDDSYWAAYVLGIHFFKDSHYEEALNWFSKTGNIVDSIEAHGLILRLICCLRLELYQKGYDLSKECIELLPMRIEGYKLGEVFASKLGMELPDFDGKIHNDPSQLMISRADTKP, from the coding sequence ATGATGGATAAAATATATGTATATGAGGAACATAGTGAAGTATTTTCATATTGGGTCAATGAAATTCCTAGGAAAAGTACCTTGGTCTATTTTGATCAGCACTTAGATTTAAAGTTGATAGAAAATTCAAAAATGAAAAGAATTAGTCAGTTCATTAAAGAGGGTCTGTGTATAGATGAATTGAAAAAAGATATACCTTGCAGGGAAGATGGAAGATATTGCTATGGGATTGATGACTTTTTGTACGCCGCAATACAAGAGGGTCTTTTTCGGAAAATTATATGGGTATACCCTCATATGTTAGGAGAAAAGGGTTTTAGTGAATTGCTCTGGGGACTTTTGTCCCTTATACCGAATCATGGAAAAGAATTCATATCAAGCTTTAGAAACGGGAAAAATTCTGCTTCTGTACAATTAAATAATATTGAGTTACATGTCACAAGTATTGATTATCTGGGAGAATTCATAATTAATGAACAGGTTATTGTAGATATTGATTTGGATTATTTTTATGATCCCAAGACTAATGATTTATCCAATGATATAGACGAAACCTTACATGTATTGGGGAGTCTAGGCATCATTAATCAAGTGAAAACAATGACCTATTCAATTAAAAGTGGTTTTCTACCTGAAAGTTTCAGGTGGTTAGGGGAATATATAGCCGGGCAAATGGGGAGGGAAATTGTATATTCCAAGGAAGATAAGATTTCCCCGAAGGTAACGATGGAGAAAATTTCATCTAATAAAAAGTTGAGTCTAGCTGAAATAGATGATTTAACCTTTGAACTGAAACCATTAGGCGCAATAGGATGGAAATTGAAATCCATTCTCTATACCCAATCTGGTGAAATTGAACGTGCTATGAATTGCTATCAAAAAGCAATTAAAACAGGTGATGATTCATATTGGGCTGCCTATGTTTTAGGCATTCACTTTTTCAAGGATAGTCATTATGAAGAGGCTCTAAATTGGTTTAGCAAAACTGGAAATATAGTGGATTCCATCGAGGCACATGGCTTAATATTACGTTTAATTTGTTGCCTTCGCTTGGAGCTGTATCAAAAAGGATATGATTTATCAAAAGAGTGCATCGAATTATTGCCTATGAGAATAGAGGGTTATAAATTGGGTGAAGTATTCGCATCAAAACTTGGAATGGAATTACCGGATTTTGACGGAAAGATCCATAACGATCCTTCGCAATTAATGATTAGTCGAGCTGATACGAAACCATGA
- a CDS encoding multinuclear nonheme iron-dependent oxidase, protein MSTVYQKIKFPDVKEKLGLGLGMDLPWGEDIGFSSKGDHDDITLKMKGFFQNYKDEFNYIFFAFQPKNRSVLKAEDYFDAYDRLFEANPHLKARAFHQTILNMGATEYYKKSEIIEFTNKIIERYDIRWIVEDLGLWSIKGKTVPFPLPPYMTPTGLEACIKNINEYQSELAVPVSVEFPGFTEGTNFFIGEINGFDYFRTLVEETNSPITIDIGHILSYQWLLGNTNEKMFNGLEKLPFENCFELHLSGCQIIKGKFRDLHHGVLMDEQIQLLDYLLPLCPNLKAITYEDPKYTDEGILIPKSQKNYQRMKEAVEKWQMI, encoded by the coding sequence ATGAGCACAGTCTATCAGAAGATAAAATTTCCAGATGTAAAGGAAAAACTTGGACTTGGTTTAGGCATGGATTTACCTTGGGGGGAAGATATAGGTTTTTCAAGCAAAGGGGACCATGACGACATCACGCTTAAGATGAAAGGCTTTTTTCAAAATTATAAAGACGAGTTTAACTATATTTTCTTTGCCTTTCAACCGAAAAATAGAAGTGTGTTAAAAGCCGAGGATTACTTTGATGCTTATGATAGATTATTCGAAGCCAATCCACATCTTAAGGCAAGAGCATTCCATCAAACGATTTTAAATATGGGGGCTACCGAATATTACAAAAAATCGGAAATCATAGAATTCACAAATAAGATTATAGAAAGATATGACATAAGATGGATCGTAGAAGATCTTGGCCTGTGGTCAATAAAAGGAAAAACCGTCCCTTTCCCTTTGCCGCCATATATGACACCAACAGGATTGGAAGCTTGTATAAAGAACATCAACGAATACCAATCTGAACTGGCTGTTCCAGTTTCAGTTGAGTTTCCTGGATTCACTGAAGGTACTAACTTCTTTATTGGGGAAATAAATGGATTTGATTATTTCAGAACATTGGTCGAGGAGACAAACTCCCCGATCACTATAGATATTGGTCATATCCTCAGTTATCAATGGTTATTAGGGAATACAAATGAAAAGATGTTCAATGGTTTAGAAAAATTGCCTTTTGAAAACTGTTTTGAATTGCACCTTTCAGGCTGTCAAATCATTAAAGGGAAATTCAGAGATCTGCATCATGGAGTTTTAATGGATGAACAAATCCAGCTTTTAGATTACTTGCTTCCTTTATGCCCTAATTTAAAAGCCATTACATATGAAGACCCTAAATATACAGATGAAGGAATATTAATTCCGAAGTCACAGAAAAATTATCAAAGAATGAAGGAGGCAGTTGAAAAATGGCAAATGATTTAA